A stretch of the Saccharolobus caldissimus genome encodes the following:
- a CDS encoding MBL fold metallo-hydrolase: MIELKEIDKGIILIATEYHDVDLNLLFITKNNDNYLLDTSTSIQIKAIIDRLGITPKNAIISHAHLDHAGGSGYLSNQGTKVIAHPITASLLSDLDSSIYSFFPKRYIKWIGKEESEKFIKLIKEELGEPKITSINLPNSDFIKCLDAFGHVAGAIVCQSKGILFSGDEIQGSGIRGKTETNAIPQISSIPEYLLTIYKIIQIKPEIIIPAHNYLPINKRVIEGSEVDKFLYSSLEAVFKLLNIAESILEKPITLGQFTQKLLEEYGIKRKVYPQALITAEAILKYFDRKVKKIKEGDVILYSMK, encoded by the coding sequence ATGATAGAATTAAAGGAGATAGATAAGGGAATTATTCTAATAGCTACCGAGTATCATGATGTAGATCTTAATCTATTATTTATAACTAAAAATAATGATAATTATCTTTTAGATACATCCACATCGATACAGATAAAGGCTATAATAGATAGACTGGGTATAACGCCTAAAAATGCTATAATTTCACATGCTCACCTAGATCACGCAGGTGGTTCTGGATACTTATCTAATCAAGGGACTAAAGTAATTGCCCATCCTATAACAGCTTCCTTATTATCAGATTTGGATAGCAGCATTTATAGTTTCTTTCCTAAAAGATATATAAAATGGATAGGTAAGGAGGAAAGTGAGAAATTTATAAAACTTATAAAAGAGGAATTAGGAGAACCAAAAATTACTAGTATTAATCTACCTAATTCAGATTTTATCAAATGTCTAGATGCATTTGGTCATGTTGCTGGAGCTATAGTATGTCAAAGTAAAGGTATATTATTTTCTGGTGATGAAATTCAAGGAAGTGGTATAAGGGGGAAAACTGAAACTAATGCTATACCACAAATTTCATCGATTCCCGAATATTTATTAACAATCTATAAAATAATCCAAATCAAACCAGAAATCATAATTCCTGCACATAATTATTTGCCTATTAATAAGAGAGTTATTGAAGGATCAGAGGTAGATAAATTCTTATATTCATCACTAGAAGCTGTATTTAAATTACTTAATATTGCCGAATCTATTCTTGAAAAACCTATCACATTAGGTCAATTTACACAAAAGTTATTAGAAGAATATGGAATAAAACGTAAGGTCTATCCACAAGCATTAATCACTGCGGAAGCTATACTTAAATACTTTGATAGGAAAGTTAAAAAGATAAAGGAAGGAGATGTAATTCTTTATTCTATGAAATAA
- the glcS gene encoding glucose ABC transporter substrate-binding protein GlcS has protein sequence MKYSYSLVRGLSSTQIAIIVAIIVIVIVIGAIAGIMLTRKPTPTVITTTITSTTVTSSTKEPVVFYNWLGSVNQDAFNSFIPYFEKLYPNYVFQSQLVPGAGGTNAKYAILALIEAGKPPTTFQTHYGPEMISYVEVAPNGSYSFVNMTPIAEKMGLFKYVVPEVLEAGAYNGTLFSLPIDAGEGALLYINIKLLKQYDLPIPTNLSMLTYDTVQLAKHGIHPWIIPGGDAGWDQLNLWENIFLALGGPRLYNEFTYGVLPLNNVTVQKIINETNELFLNYSSYNYPGWQSYLWTQGIALLIQGDVAFQTNGDWVTDYAYDFLNTTVYPATEPYISWPNVTVVVEPFPGTQNDFALVVDSIAVPRSPYQNAGLALAETWASYMGQELWTKWKMIGYYINDTDFYVTPAQWYNYERLLNISRTAPQNFVYQISDGGVFDNVFAELDSGILTLAEVGSPALSEWNSTLYSAMHEEEQEWLAAAKLGLGYMGFPGHPFANYYPPWVTDPAAYGLKQTTKEYSGNANSLLPAILIIIGSMMITDTLIRKYYNQGILKFIKKTYYIKDR, from the coding sequence ATGAAGTATTCTTATAGTCTAGTTAGGGGTTTATCTTCAACCCAAATTGCAATAATTGTTGCAATAATTGTAATAGTAATAGTCATAGGAGCAATTGCAGGAATAATGCTAACGAGAAAACCAACACCAACAGTAATAACAACAACAATAACAAGCACGACTGTTACCTCGTCTACAAAAGAACCGGTTGTATTTTACAATTGGCTGGGATCTGTTAATCAAGACGCATTTAATAGTTTCATTCCATATTTTGAAAAATTATATCCTAACTATGTTTTTCAGAGCCAATTAGTACCAGGAGCTGGAGGTACTAATGCTAAGTATGCAATATTGGCGTTAATAGAAGCTGGAAAACCTCCTACTACTTTTCAGACACATTATGGTCCAGAAATGATAAGTTATGTAGAGGTAGCGCCTAATGGCTCATATAGTTTTGTAAACATGACGCCTATAGCAGAAAAAATGGGTTTATTTAAATATGTAGTTCCAGAAGTTCTTGAAGCTGGAGCTTATAATGGTACGCTGTTTTCATTACCTATAGATGCAGGAGAAGGCGCTCTATTATACATTAATATTAAATTACTAAAGCAATATGATCTTCCAATACCTACTAATTTATCGATGCTAACTTATGATACAGTACAATTAGCAAAGCACGGAATACATCCATGGATAATACCAGGAGGAGATGCTGGCTGGGATCAACTTAATCTATGGGAAAATATATTTTTAGCATTAGGTGGGCCTCGTTTATATAACGAATTTACTTATGGCGTTTTACCACTTAATAACGTAACGGTACAGAAGATAATTAACGAGACAAACGAGTTATTCTTAAATTATAGTTCATATAACTATCCAGGCTGGCAATCTTATTTATGGACTCAAGGCATTGCGTTACTTATACAAGGAGATGTAGCCTTTCAAACTAATGGTGATTGGGTAACAGATTACGCTTATGATTTCCTCAATACTACAGTATATCCTGCTACTGAACCTTATATAAGCTGGCCTAATGTAACTGTTGTAGTAGAGCCATTTCCAGGGACGCAAAACGATTTTGCCTTAGTTGTAGATTCTATAGCAGTACCTAGATCGCCTTATCAGAATGCAGGTCTCGCACTAGCTGAGACATGGGCCTCATACATGGGGCAAGAATTATGGACAAAATGGAAAATGATAGGTTATTACATTAATGATACTGATTTTTATGTAACACCTGCACAATGGTATAACTATGAAAGGTTATTAAATATTAGTAGGACTGCACCCCAAAACTTTGTATATCAGATTTCAGATGGAGGTGTATTTGATAACGTATTTGCAGAATTAGATTCTGGAATACTAACATTAGCTGAAGTAGGGTCTCCAGCACTATCTGAATGGAATTCTACATTATACTCAGCTATGCATGAGGAGGAGCAGGAGTGGTTGGCTGCTGCAAAATTAGGTTTAGGTTATATGGGCTTCCCTGGTCATCCGTTTGCAAACTACTATCCTCCATGGGTTACTGATCCAGCTGCATATGGGTTAAAACAAACAACAAAGGAATATAGTGGTAATGCAAACTCACTACTACCAGCTATACTAATCATAATAGGGTCTATGATGATCACTGACACATTAATTAGAAAATATTATAATCAAGGCATATTAAAATTTATTAAAAAAACATATTATATAAAAGATAGATAA
- a CDS encoding PIN domain-containing protein — MGKKIIVDTYAILAMAYGELTKKGEEIMSGIRSGLYEGIIPSTVVYEFILHWLRGKIPSLKSIDEAKTFLFTYFKVNELTSNDFVESAKIKKEGDEILKMNERRLSIVDSTIIHLARKLGVGIITGDKDLTLVARKLGVEIIW, encoded by the coding sequence TTGGGAAAGAAGATAATAGTTGATACTTATGCCATTTTAGCAATGGCATATGGTGAGTTAACAAAGAAAGGGGAGGAGATTATGTCTGGTATAAGGAGTGGTCTATATGAGGGAATAATCCCGTCTACTGTAGTTTATGAATTTATTTTACATTGGCTTAGGGGTAAAATTCCCTCTCTTAAGTCTATAGATGAAGCTAAAACATTTCTTTTCACTTATTTCAAGGTTAATGAGTTGACTTCTAACGATTTTGTTGAAAGTGCTAAAATTAAGAAGGAGGGTGATGAAATCTTAAAAATGAATGAAAGAAGGTTAAGTATAGTTGACTCTACAATAATTCATTTAGCTAGGAAATTAGGTGTAGGAATAATAACTGGAGATAAAGACCTCACCCTAGTTGCAAGGAAGTTAGGGGTAGAAATTATTTGGTAA
- a CDS encoding SDR family oxidoreductase, with product MDLGLKDKVAIVTGGSQGIGKGIIKVLKEENVNVINFDIKEPSYDVDYFKVDVSKKEQVIKGIDYVISKYGRIDILVNNAGIESYGAVHEVEEDEWDRIINVNVKGVFLMSKYTIPYMLKQGKGVIINIASVQSFAVQRRVAAYGTSKHAVLGLTRSIAVDYAPTIRCVAVCPGSIRTPLLEWAAEKEVGKDHVEDKIREWGEMHPMKRVGRPEEIGYLVAFLASDLASFINGECVTIDGGLRALIPLSSPKIETK from the coding sequence ATGGATTTAGGTTTAAAGGATAAGGTAGCGATAGTTACTGGTGGGTCTCAAGGTATAGGTAAAGGTATAATTAAAGTCCTAAAGGAGGAGAATGTTAATGTTATAAACTTCGATATTAAGGAGCCTTCTTATGATGTAGATTATTTTAAAGTAGATGTATCTAAAAAAGAGCAGGTAATTAAAGGTATAGATTATGTAATATCTAAATATGGTAGAATTGATATATTAGTTAATAATGCGGGAATAGAAAGTTACGGAGCTGTACATGAAGTAGAGGAAGACGAATGGGATAGAATAATTAACGTTAACGTTAAGGGTGTATTTTTAATGTCAAAGTACACAATACCTTATATGCTAAAGCAAGGTAAAGGAGTGATAATTAATATAGCCTCCGTTCAATCATTTGCAGTTCAAAGGAGAGTAGCAGCTTATGGTACTAGCAAACATGCAGTATTAGGTTTAACAAGGAGTATAGCAGTAGATTATGCACCTACTATAAGATGTGTAGCCGTCTGTCCAGGCTCTATTAGGACTCCTCTATTAGAATGGGCAGCAGAAAAAGAAGTCGGAAAAGATCATGTAGAAGATAAAATACGAGAATGGGGAGAAATGCATCCGATGAAGAGAGTAGGTAGGCCAGAAGAAATAGGCTATCTAGTAGCTTTTCTAGCTTCTGACTTAGCTTCATTTATAAACGGTGAATGTGTAACGATTGATGGAGGTCTTAGAGCCTTAATACCCCTTAGTAGTCCTAAGATAGAAACGAAATAA
- a CDS encoding helix-turn-helix domain-containing protein, with the protein MIFRVNVTIEHYGDWSIITKNFEGINVYAKYFYPYKERGYSLEVIKVESNKNNEVKEFIKKFNKLNNILKVLDINKINNSHYEIIFLGKYDEMLKYIFLENNNAILKNSIVKNGLKTFSLYFILTNKSQLNEIYNILKDKGKLIDFNVERIDNYRQSGIFDDNYVNLTPTERLIIEFAYEKGFFDTPRQIGLDEIARKFELSKTTVNFHIRSAIKKILRSYLSSVNEQKISK; encoded by the coding sequence ATGATATTCAGAGTTAATGTTACGATAGAACATTATGGTGATTGGAGTATTATTACAAAGAATTTTGAAGGGATTAATGTATATGCCAAATATTTCTATCCTTATAAAGAAAGAGGGTACAGCTTAGAAGTTATTAAAGTAGAGAGTAATAAGAATAATGAGGTTAAAGAGTTTATAAAGAAGTTTAATAAACTTAATAATATTCTAAAAGTGTTGGATATAAATAAAATCAATAATAGCCATTATGAAATAATATTTTTAGGTAAGTATGATGAGATGTTAAAGTATATATTTCTAGAAAATAATAACGCAATTTTAAAGAATTCCATAGTTAAAAATGGACTAAAAACTTTTAGCTTATATTTTATTTTAACTAATAAATCTCAGCTAAATGAAATATATAATATATTGAAAGATAAAGGAAAATTAATAGATTTTAATGTAGAAAGAATAGACAATTATAGGCAAAGTGGCATATTTGATGATAATTATGTTAATTTAACACCTACCGAAAGACTAATAATAGAGTTCGCATATGAAAAAGGTTTCTTTGATACTCCAAGACAGATAGGATTAGATGAGATAGCGAGAAAATTTGAACTTAGTAAAACTACTGTTAATTTTCACATAAGAAGTGCAATTAAAAAGATACTTAGAAGCTATCTTTCTTCAGTTAATGAACAAAAAATTTCCAAATAA
- a CDS encoding mannonate dehydratase has protein sequence MQKIPKIRIAEILLESSPTPFWEILKQIGVSEATGILPRWYPDHRQFRIDEPWDYASLSNYKRMIEEAGFKLTVIEDNPPMDKIIYGLPGKEEQLENVAKLIENMGKLKIPIWCYNWMPDGWLRTRTALRGRGGALTSGFDEEDLKDAPPPKLGKIDKVTLWKNLREFLKFILPIAEDANVKLAIHPDDPPLDEVRGVARIMNSVEAFDRLIEEFPSEYNGITFDHSIFSLMTDDLISVVRHFLEKKRIFFVHFREVIGNKSRFEEVFIDEGITRQFEEMREYIKHEFYGPFRVDHTPTLLGDTMQLSMPGYSILGRIHAVGYLQGLFRAAVESLNYTD, from the coding sequence ATGCAAAAAATTCCTAAAATACGAATAGCTGAAATACTTCTAGAAAGTTCACCGACTCCTTTTTGGGAAATATTAAAACAAATAGGTGTAAGCGAGGCTACTGGAATATTACCTAGATGGTATCCAGACCATAGACAATTCAGAATAGATGAACCGTGGGATTATGCGTCATTATCTAATTATAAAAGGATGATAGAAGAGGCTGGATTTAAACTAACAGTTATTGAGGATAATCCACCTATGGATAAGATAATATATGGCTTACCGGGTAAGGAAGAACAGTTAGAAAACGTAGCTAAATTAATTGAAAATATGGGGAAGCTAAAGATTCCAATATGGTGCTATAATTGGATGCCCGATGGCTGGCTTAGAACTAGAACAGCTTTAAGGGGCAGAGGAGGAGCATTAACATCCGGTTTTGATGAGGAGGATTTAAAGGATGCACCTCCCCCAAAATTAGGGAAAATTGACAAAGTTACGCTTTGGAAGAACTTAAGAGAGTTTCTTAAATTCATTCTGCCAATAGCTGAAGACGCTAATGTAAAATTGGCAATTCACCCAGATGATCCGCCATTAGATGAGGTTAGAGGTGTTGCCAGGATAATGAATAGCGTAGAGGCTTTTGATAGGTTAATAGAGGAATTCCCAAGCGAGTATAATGGAATAACATTTGATCACTCAATCTTCTCCTTAATGACTGACGATTTAATATCAGTGGTTAGACATTTCTTAGAAAAGAAGAGAATATTCTTCGTTCATTTTAGGGAGGTTATAGGAAATAAAAGTAGGTTTGAGGAAGTATTCATTGACGAGGGTATAACAAGACAATTTGAGGAAATGAGAGAATATATAAAACATGAATTTTATGGACCCTTTAGAGTAGATCACACTCCCACACTATTAGGAGATACCATGCAACTTTCAATGCCAGGGTATTCTATACTAGGTAGAATTCACGCAGTTGGTTATCTTCAAGGATTATTTAGAGCTGCGGTTGAAAGTCTAAATTATACAGATTAA
- the glcS gene encoding glucose ABC transporter substrate-binding protein GlcS, protein MKYSYSLVRGLSSTQIAIIVAIIVIVIVIGAIAGIMLTRKPTPTVITTTITTTTTTTTPVTTTTTTTGPIVFYTWWATEGKVGLNHLVKAFEKATGLQMQPYIVPGAGGVNAKYAIIALIEAGKPPAGFQTHFGPEMISYVEAAPNGVNSFVNITPIAQQIGLFNNAVYEVLQAGAYNGTLLSMPLSVSRGSLLFVNVKLLREYNLPFPYNFSTLVYDTVQLAEHGIHPWMVPGGDGGWDQFNLWEDIFLSLAGPQLYNEMIYGTINLNNATVQKLINETNYWFLNFTSYDYPGWQSMTWTQGLTLLVQGKVAFQANGNWLTGYAYDFLNTTAYPPLPQYINNSSVTLIESPFPGTQNYYALVVNSMGIPVGPQEQQAIILAKFWASYQGQMAWAKWVGVSFYKNATDFYNTPAQWYDYEQLINDSSHPQDFVYQLSDGGVFDDVFAQIDSGLLTLQEVGPAGLSAWNSTLYSAMHEEEQEWLAAAKLGLGYMGFPGHPFANYYPPWVTDPAAYGLKQTTKEYSGNANSLLPAILIIIGSMMITDTLIRKYYNQGILKFIKKTYYIKDR, encoded by the coding sequence ATGAAGTATTCTTATAGTCTAGTTAGGGGTTTATCTTCAACCCAAATTGCAATAATTGTTGCAATAATTGTAATAGTAATAGTCATAGGAGCAATTGCAGGAATAATGCTAACGAGAAAACCAACACCAACAGTAATAACAACAACAATAACCACAACAACGACAACAACAACACCAGTGACAACAACAACCACAACAACCGGACCAATAGTATTCTACACATGGTGGGCAACAGAAGGAAAAGTTGGTTTGAATCATTTAGTAAAAGCTTTTGAAAAAGCTACTGGACTACAAATGCAGCCTTATATAGTTCCGGGAGCAGGAGGTGTTAACGCAAAATACGCAATAATAGCATTAATAGAAGCAGGAAAACCACCAGCAGGTTTTCAAACACATTTTGGTCCAGAAATGATAAGCTATGTAGAGGCAGCACCTAACGGAGTAAACTCCTTCGTAAACATAACCCCAATAGCACAGCAGATAGGATTATTTAATAACGCAGTATATGAAGTATTACAAGCAGGAGCATATAACGGAACACTATTATCTATGCCATTAAGCGTAAGTAGGGGTTCACTTTTATTTGTTAATGTAAAACTGTTAAGGGAGTATAATTTACCATTCCCATATAACTTCAGCACACTAGTCTATGATACAGTACAACTAGCAGAACACGGAATACACCCATGGATGGTACCGGGAGGAGATGGAGGATGGGACCAATTTAACCTATGGGAAGACATATTCCTATCCCTAGCAGGACCACAATTATACAATGAAATGATATACGGAACAATAAACCTAAACAACGCAACAGTACAAAAACTAATAAACGAGACAAACTACTGGTTCCTAAACTTCACATCCTACGACTACCCAGGATGGCAATCAATGACATGGACACAAGGACTAACACTACTAGTACAAGGAAAAGTAGCATTCCAAGCAAACGGAAACTGGTTGACCGGTTATGCATATGACTTCCTAAACACAACAGCCTACCCACCACTACCACAATACATAAACAACTCAAGCGTAACACTAATAGAATCCCCATTCCCAGGAACACAAAACTACTACGCACTAGTTGTAAATTCGATGGGTATACCAGTAGGACCACAAGAACAACAAGCTATTATACTAGCTAAATTCTGGGCTTCTTATCAAGGCCAAATGGCATGGGCTAAATGGGTAGGCGTATCCTTCTATAAGAATGCTACTGATTTCTATAATACTCCTGCTCAATGGTATGATTATGAGCAGTTAATTAACGATTCCTCTCATCCACAAGACTTCGTTTACCAATTATCAGATGGTGGAGTTTTCGACGACGTATTTGCCCAAATAGACTCTGGATTACTAACACTACAAGAAGTAGGGCCTGCCGGATTATCAGCATGGAATTCTACATTATACTCAGCTATGCATGAGGAGGAGCAGGAGTGGTTGGCTGCTGCAAAATTAGGTTTAGGTTATATGGGCTTCCCTGGTCATCCGTTTGCAAACTACTATCCTCCATGGGTTACTGATCCAGCTGCATATGGGTTAAAACAAACAACAAAGGAATATAGTGGTAATGCAAACTCACTACTACCAGCTATACTAATCATAATAGGGTCTATGATGATCACTGACACATTAATTAGAAAATATTATAATCAAGGCATATTAAAATTTATTAAAAAAACATATTATATAAAAGATAGATAA
- a CDS encoding AbrB/MazE/SpoVT family DNA-binding domain-containing protein translates to MEVRVKVNKKGIIVIPKAIREEVGINEGDIVEMRVEGGKIIIEKIDLWDRVWKCCKGSAEDAERELDEEEEEFWERR, encoded by the coding sequence ATGGAAGTTAGGGTAAAGGTTAATAAGAAGGGTATTATAGTAATTCCTAAGGCGATAAGAGAAGAAGTTGGAATTAATGAGGGCGATATTGTAGAGATGAGAGTTGAGGGTGGTAAGATAATTATTGAGAAAATAGATTTATGGGATAGGGTGTGGAAGTGTTGTAAGGGGTCTGCTGAAGATGCTGAAAGGGAATTGGATGAGGAGGAAGAAGAGTTTTGGGAAAGAAGATAA
- a CDS encoding RraA family protein — translation MAYDFRELEKILYSAVISDILDDLGYRNHVMNQCIKPLKNDMVILGRAFPILVKEVKEYDVNEPYKVMLEAISNIKNNDVVVIVSESKNTAVWGELFSNAAKVRGSRGVIIDGYNRDTQKILKLEFPVFSCGTLPLDSKGRAEAVCYNCNVKSGQAEIKAGDLIFADIDGVVVIPKEIEDEVIRRALEKVSKENVVRDEILKGKSPIEIWRKYRVF, via the coding sequence ATGGCATATGATTTTAGAGAATTGGAAAAGATTCTATATTCAGCTGTAATTTCAGATATATTAGATGATTTGGGCTATAGGAATCACGTCATGAATCAATGTATCAAACCCTTAAAAAATGATATGGTAATTTTAGGCAGGGCTTTTCCTATACTCGTTAAGGAAGTTAAGGAATATGATGTTAATGAGCCATATAAGGTTATGCTAGAGGCCATAAGCAATATAAAAAATAATGATGTTGTTGTGATAGTATCTGAAAGTAAAAATACTGCAGTATGGGGGGAATTGTTCTCTAACGCTGCTAAGGTTAGAGGAAGTAGAGGTGTAATTATAGATGGATATAATAGGGATACTCAGAAAATACTCAAATTAGAATTTCCAGTATTCTCCTGCGGCACTCTTCCCCTAGATTCAAAGGGTAGAGCTGAGGCTGTATGTTACAATTGTAATGTAAAATCTGGACAAGCAGAAATAAAAGCAGGAGATTTAATTTTTGCTGATATAGATGGTGTTGTTGTAATACCTAAAGAAATTGAAGATGAAGTTATAAGGAGAGCTTTAGAGAAAGTGAGTAAGGAAAATGTAGTCAGAGATGAAATACTTAAAGGTAAATCTCCAATAGAAATATGGAGAAAGTATAGGGTATTTTAG
- a CDS encoding dihydrodipicolinate synthase family protein, translating to MVHTKLKGVIVPLITPFKSDYSIDVEGLKWLVTYLIENGVNGLFVNSSVGEFASLTLDEMKTLGKIVLDTANNKVPIFAGISTNFTEGSISLGKEFKDMGADFLVAMAPYFFKVSERELLRHFSLIAEKLDSPIIIYNIPIYTGINIPISVYKTLVSQYSNVVGTKVTIDSLIYLKKLVRELKEIRKDFAVFTGFDDYLLPLLSMGGDGGVMGLANVLPRLHLEIYRNWERGEIDNTNWIKLLELTEIYDYCNSYTASIKAAMRALGMPIMNVTRPPLDTCNEESVRKKVNEFKNWLVL from the coding sequence ATGGTGCATACAAAGTTAAAAGGCGTCATAGTTCCCTTAATTACACCTTTTAAGAGCGATTATTCCATAGATGTTGAAGGGTTAAAATGGCTTGTAACGTATTTAATTGAGAATGGAGTAAACGGACTATTTGTAAATTCAAGTGTAGGTGAATTCGCTAGCCTAACTTTAGATGAAATGAAAACGTTAGGTAAAATAGTATTAGATACAGCAAATAATAAAGTACCAATTTTTGCAGGTATATCAACTAACTTTACTGAGGGATCCATTTCTTTAGGTAAGGAGTTTAAGGATATGGGAGCTGATTTCTTAGTGGCAATGGCTCCTTATTTCTTTAAGGTTAGTGAGAGGGAATTATTACGACATTTTTCATTAATTGCCGAAAAGTTAGATTCTCCGATTATAATATATAACATTCCGATATACACTGGTATTAATATCCCGATATCCGTTTATAAAACCCTAGTTTCTCAATACTCGAATGTAGTTGGGACAAAGGTTACTATTGATAGTTTAATTTATCTTAAGAAATTAGTTAGAGAGTTAAAGGAAATTAGAAAGGATTTTGCGGTATTTACTGGATTTGATGATTATTTATTACCTTTATTAAGCATGGGTGGGGATGGTGGAGTTATGGGATTGGCTAATGTTTTGCCAAGGCTACATTTAGAAATTTATAGGAATTGGGAAAGGGGAGAGATAGATAATACAAATTGGATTAAATTATTGGAATTAACTGAGATCTATGATTATTGTAATTCTTATACGGCATCCATAAAGGCAGCTATGAGAGCTTTAGGGATGCCTATAATGAACGTTACAAGACCTCCTCTGGATACATGTAATGAAGAGTCAGTAAGAAAGAAAGTTAATGAATTCAAAAATTGGCTAGTATTATAA
- a CDS encoding threonine ammonia-lyase, giving the protein MLRIPTLRDVIKARKVISRFLYKTPLVYSKSLSSLLGCDVYLKLENTLPTKAFKVRGMVYYVNAKEVKKGIVVASTGNFAQAAAYAANLVGKKAVIVMPQGVPSNKIEAVKELGGEVVFYGRIFDESLEYAKSLAEKEGLDFVHSVNEPLLYEGVGTMHLEVLEDLPDVDLVINPIGGGSGAGSAVIVYKSADPKIEVIGVQAEGASSVYQSLKQGKIVSTGIVNTIAEGIATGRTYELAFTILNKRIDDVILVSDEEIINAVKLLFKKERIIAEPAGAASLAAAMKLKFPSKKKVVLMITGGNISDQLANKLFND; this is encoded by the coding sequence ATGTTAAGAATACCAACTTTAAGGGATGTAATTAAAGCAAGAAAGGTAATTTCTAGATTTCTTTATAAGACGCCATTAGTTTATTCTAAGTCTCTATCATCTTTACTAGGGTGTGATGTCTACCTTAAACTCGAAAATACTTTACCTACTAAGGCTTTTAAGGTTAGGGGGATGGTTTATTACGTTAATGCTAAAGAGGTTAAGAAGGGTATAGTAGTAGCCTCTACTGGAAACTTTGCTCAGGCAGCGGCTTATGCTGCAAATCTAGTAGGCAAAAAGGCAGTAATAGTAATGCCTCAAGGTGTTCCTTCAAATAAGATAGAGGCAGTGAAAGAATTGGGAGGTGAGGTAGTATTTTATGGCAGAATATTTGATGAAAGTTTAGAATATGCTAAGAGCTTAGCTGAGAAAGAAGGTTTAGATTTTGTTCATAGCGTAAATGAGCCTTTGTTATATGAAGGAGTTGGCACTATGCACTTAGAAGTTTTAGAAGATCTACCAGACGTGGATTTAGTAATTAACCCAATAGGCGGAGGATCTGGTGCAGGCAGTGCTGTAATTGTATATAAATCAGCTGATCCAAAAATAGAAGTAATAGGCGTTCAAGCGGAAGGCGCTTCCAGTGTATATCAATCACTTAAGCAAGGAAAGATAGTTAGTACTGGAATAGTTAACACAATAGCTGAGGGGATAGCTACTGGAAGAACTTATGAGTTAGCCTTTACTATTTTAAATAAGAGAATTGATGACGTAATATTAGTAAGCGACGAAGAAATAATTAATGCTGTAAAACTATTATTTAAAAAAGAGAGAATAATTGCAGAACCTGCTGGTGCAGCATCATTAGCTGCTGCAATGAAACTAAAATTTCCCAGCAAGAAGAAAGTTGTTTTAATGATAACTGGAGGAAATATAAGTGATCAGTTAGCAAATAAATTATTTAATGATTAA